A region of the Lycium barbarum isolate Lr01 chromosome 1, ASM1917538v2, whole genome shotgun sequence genome:
AGTGACACAACTGTGccaaaaataagaggaaaagaaaggaATCAACTATTTACGTAGCTCAACTCACTCTCAATCTTAGACCTAAGTACAGATTTGTTAATTTGATGGCCTTTTAGAATATCATATCTTCAAACAACAAGCTGATTGAACATGTCCATTGTATTCATCAGGAATCTCTACTTTTGTCCAAGCTTTTAATTTATCATCACTCTTTAAATCCAAAGCATAAGGACTATGTAGTGCATCAAATTGAGCACTTCCCACCAATATCAACTTCCCTTGACACGCTGTCAAATACGCCACGCTGGAAATCCCAGCTGGCAATCTCGCCAACTTTTGCCACGTATCAAGTTCCCTCACCGCCACGTCACCATCTTGACACATATATAATCCCCCATCATCACCTTCAATACAAGTACTCGGAGAAGTATTAACACTCAAGAACTCATCTTCCATGCACCAATCCCACGTGGCGAAATTGAACACCTCAGCATTTTTCTCAAAGTGACCTTGTGCCCACGTAGGATAACCACCAATGACGTGGAATTTACCCTTGTTAAACACAACCTTACATTCATCTCTCTCCGAAACCATGTCAGGAAGTGTAACCCACTCATCTTTAACGACGTCGTATAACATAACCGATTTTAAAGCATTCTTTTCAACGTCATGTCCACCTGCGACAAGGATAACCCGGTCCGAATCCGACCCGCATCCGAAAAACAGCCTTTGCTGACCCGGCATATCCGCTCCACGTCGCCATGACCCAGATATGAAATTATAGACAAAAACAGAGTCCATGACCCGCCAAGTAACCGGGTCACACCCGCCAATCACTACTAAATCCGACCCGACTCCAATAACCCGGCAGAACCTTGGTAACCCATCAATTAACTCCGGTATAGGTGGCAAATCATTCCAAGAACCATTTTCCGGGTCACATATGGATAAACGATAAACCTGGGTAGAATGGGTAGTAGTGTCAACCTGAGGCTGTTTCACAGTAGTAACCATAGCTTGGACCATGGCCAAAACCGGTCGGGTCAGCCCGGATTTTTTTCGGCGTCGTCGAAATTCCGGTAGTGTAATTTCGCCCTTCCAGTTTTTGCACACTGAAGCTGCTTTAGAAAATTGTTCAACAGGGAGACGTATGAGACATTCAAGAGCTATGTCATTTGGTAGACCAGGGATCAGGTCCATGGCTAGCTTTTGTGTTATGATTTGCTGATATTTTCACAATAAAGTAAAATTAAAGGCCAAGAAAGAAAGAACTTTTGAAGTGTATTTAGTAGGGTTT
Encoded here:
- the LOC132598480 gene encoding F-box/kelch-repeat protein At1g80440-like, with the translated sequence MDLIPGLPNDIALECLIRLPVEQFSKAASVCKNWKGEITLPEFRRRRKKSGLTRPVLAMVQAMVTTVKQPQVDTTTHSTQVYRLSICDPENGSWNDLPPIPELIDGLPRFCRVIGVGSDLVVIGGCDPVTWRVMDSVFVYNFISGSWRRGADMPGQQRLFFGCGSDSDRVILVAGGHDVEKNALKSVMLYDVVKDEWVTLPDMVSERDECKVVFNKGKFHVIGGYPTWAQGHFEKNAEVFNFATWDWCMEDEFLSVNTSPSTCIEGDDGGLYMCQDGDVAVRELDTWQKLARLPAGISSVAYLTACQGKLILVGSAQFDALHSPYALDLKSDDKLKAWTKVEIPDEYNGHVQSACCLKI